The following are encoded together in the Panicum virgatum strain AP13 chromosome 6K, P.virgatum_v5, whole genome shotgun sequence genome:
- the LOC120711838 gene encoding protein PHLOEM PROTEIN 2-LIKE A1-like, whose protein sequence is MPSRARDGHAGPEMPSSAISGSNQAQSKRELHMFHDIIAQDHEKTAMADELQKQVYKGIYLAGKTKKYWVDEKRYNCFMLFPRGLSIVWGEDASYWSWRNLEDYNDPEVEAATLEEVCWLDIQGKQELTHLTPGVTYEVVFEVKLTEPAQGWNMPVNLQLKLPNGTALQRKEKLQEKPREQWLPLKVGEVEAKEELKWPMEISLFEHGGHWKRGLLIKGIRITPKTKEVTDWGWPM, encoded by the exons ATGCCGTCGCGCGCCAGAGACGGCCATGCTGGACCGGAGATGCCGAGCAGTGCTATTTCTGGAAGCAACCAGGCCCAGTCAAAGAGAGAGCTTCACATGTTCCATGATATCATTGCCCAGGACCACGAGAAGACTGCCATGGCAGATGAGCTACAGAAGCAGGTCTACAAAGGGATCTACTTGGCTGGGAAGACAAAG AAGTACTGGGTGGATGAGAAAAGGTACAACTGCTTCATGCTATTCCCTAGAGGATTGTCCATCGTTTGGGGTGAAGACGCCAGCTACTGGAGCTGGCGCAACCTCGAAGACTACAA TGATCCTGAAGTTGAAGCGGCGACACTGGAAGAAGTCTGCTGGCTGGATATCCAGGGGAAGCAAGAATTGACCCATCTTACACCGGGGGTCACCTACGAGGTTGTCTTTGAAGTGAAGCTTACCGAGCCCGCGCAAGGGTGGAATATGCCGGTCAACCTCCAGCTCAAGCTCCCCAACGGAACAGCTCTGCAGCGGaaggagaagctgcaggagaagcCCAGGGAGCAGTGGCTGCCACTCAAAGTTGGGGAGGTGGAAGCGAAGGAGGAGCTCAAGTGGCCAATGGAGATCTCCTTGTTTGAGCATGGTGGGCACTGGAAGAGGGGGCTCCTCATCAAGGGCATCAGGATTACCCCGAAAACA AAAGAAGTGACCGATTGGGGCTGGCCGATGTAG